The Tamandua tetradactyla isolate mTamTet1 chromosome 23, mTamTet1.pri, whole genome shotgun sequence genomic interval ACCTCGTTTTTCTGCCTGCCCCTTCCCCGGGGCTCTCCCGTCTGCGGAGTCCTGATCCCAGGGAATCAGGGCTGCTGAGCAGTTGTAGGGGAAGGTCCCTGCCCTGTCCTCTGGTCACTgaagcatggggtggggggtggtggtggggggcttAAGACGCAGTCTGGCCCTCTCCCAGGCAGCGTGGGCTGCCAGTCTGGGCAATATTGCTCTGGCCGTTGCTTATGGTTCTTTGAAATCACACCCTGCTCCGAGGAGGGAGCATCAGCTCCCTGGGACCTGCTCTCTGCCAGATCCCGAAGAGCCGTGAGCGTGGGAGAGCGCCCCCAGCTGACGACAGCCTTCCCCAGACCTAGGGCACCCGCTTTCCCTTTGCTCTCTTTAACATATGGCATGTACCCTCTAGGGCCTGCCGGAGCCTGGGggctcccccccccaccccccccaccccaggctcagGTTGGCTGAGCAGACAGCCCCCCACCATTCCCTAAAGCCACCCAGATACTACAGTCTCGCTCTGTTGTCACTTCCAGCCACACATCCCTCTTCCCCTTGGGAAGTTCACCTGTACGTCTGTCCTGAGTCTCTCTTCCATTGGGCTACCCTGAGCCTCCTCTTCCACAGTGGGAAACTGAGAGTCTAACCCAGAGCATTTGTTCTCTCCCTCAGGGTGAAGAAGCCAGAGACGTATCTGATGCCCAAAAATGGCAAGGGTAGCGTGGCAGGTGAGGGGGGGCGTGAGGCCAGGTTCACTGTCACCCCGAGAGGATCACGGTCAGGACGAGGGGCCCACAGCATGGCGCGTGCAGGGAAAAGGGCAGGAGATGGGAGCGGGTGTTGCAGGGACTTGGGTCTTTGGGGGCCCCTCCTTCCTGCTCCTGTGTAACTccagagcccagcccagcccctggctTGGGAGGAGGTGGGGTTGGGGTTTTGGGGAGATGtttatggatgaatgaatgaatgaattcggGGGACAAACGTGGCCTTTAGAGCGATGCAGGAGCATGGCAAGCTCGGATCTTTATTATACAATAGCTGGGTTAATAATACTAcctgacatttattgagcccttactTCGTGCcagatgcatttaaaataaaatgttttccatgtattaattcatttaaccctCACTATAACTCTATGGAAAATAGACACCACAATGCGATTTGTGCCCATTTGATAGCTGGACAAACTGAGGCTTGATTTCAGTTGAGAATCTTGCCGagggtcacacagctactaagtgatagagccaggatttgagccCGGACCATGAGATGCCATGAGGAATCTCCTAGCCCCACGCTCCACAAAGTACGGTCCAGGGACCAGCAGCATCGGCCTCCccaggcgggggtggggtggggtggggtgatggtggtggtgggagatgccagctctgtccccaccccagacctgctgtACCTGAGAACCTAAATGTTAGCAAGATCCCAGGTGCTTTGCGTGCACATAAAAGCTGAGATAGGCTGCTCGAGGCCATGGGCTAAGCTCaataagggagaaagagaagtttGCCAGGCACGTGACTTGTGTTTGGCATGTACCAGCTGCTCAAAGGATGAGCTCGTCTTTGTGGCTTTACAGTTTATGGGGTGCATCCACTCCCacgggcctggggctgggctggggtggtgTGTCGGGGTGCCCTCGCCTGTTTGGTGGCCTGCAGAGGGGACCccagggaaaagcaggaggagaaggaggcGGCACTGTCCTGCAGCGCCCACTCACCCCACCTTCCCTCTGCCCCAGAAATCACAGGTCCCATCATCCTGCAGACCTACCGCGCCATTGCCGACTACGAGAAGAGCTCCGGCTCAGAGATGGCCCTGGCCTCGGGCGAAGTGGTGGATGTAGTGGAGAAAAGCGAGAGTGGTGAGACCCCTGCCCTGCTGCTCCTGGGGCTGGGGACCCCTTGGGCCATCCAGGGGGTTCGGCGTGTCCTCCCCACACTGAGGGTCCCCTTTCTGCGTGTGGCCGGGGGTGGCTGTGACTATCTGTGCATTTTCCAGGCTGCTGCTTGTGCATTTTAGTGTGTAACATCGGGCAGCCCTGTGTCCCGGTGTGCACGTTGTGATGTGTGTGACATGGGCTCAGAGCTGTAGCTCTGTCACTCTGTGCATgggtgttctagttcgctagctgccggaaagcaatatatcaggaatgcaCTGGCTTATAAAaggagggatttattaagttgcaagttcacagttctaaggccgtgaaaatatccccattaaagcaagtctataaaaatgtccaaattaggcaccaacaagaggttacttcacaagaaaggctgatgaagttcagggtttctctcgcaactggaaaggcacatggtgaacatggggacatctgctagctttctctccaggcttctcgtttcatgaagctccccctggggtgttttccttcatctctaaaggtctctggctgcgcgggctctcgtggttctggctctctcatggttctcaagctttttcaaaaatgcttcCACTTTCCAGGGATTTCAGTAAacgaattaagacccacctggaatgggtggagccacaactccatctaatcaaagattaacacccacaatcgggtgagtcacagctccatggagataatctaatcaagcttccaacctacaggactggctctctccaaaatgtttccgcttttaaaggattctggtaaactaatcaagacccacctggaatgggtggagccacaactccatggaaaccatctaatcaacagtGGCCACCCACAATcagatgagtcacatctccatgggaacaatcaaaggctcccagccagcagtactgaatgaggattaagggacatggcttttctggggtccaccacagattcaaaccggcatgATGGGTGTGTGTGATTTCAGTGTTGGGTGCGGCATACACAGCCAAGGTGACCTTCtgatgcttgtgtgtgtgtgtgtgtgtgtgtccccacCCCCGGCCCCTAGGGGCGCTGCTGGGCCCCGTCCCTGACTCACTTTCCTGCACACCTGGCACAGGCTGGTGGTTCTGCCAAATGAAGGCAAAGCGTGGCTGGGTCCCCGCATCCTACCTGGAACCCCTGGACACCCCCGATGAGGAGGAGGACCCGGACCCCAACTATGCAGGtgccctccccatccccccaaggaCATAGGGGTGTGGGCAGAAGGGGCAAGAGGAGCCCAGGGATACTGAGAAGCCAGAACTGACTGCTTTGGGGTGCAACATGAGTGTGGGCTGAGGCCGCATGGTCTCCAGCTTTTGGGCTTTTGGGGGCCTGGCTGGGTGGTAGCACCCTTGCTCGGGACAGGGAACAGGAGGTGGAACAGAGCGGGGGGGCGGAGTGGGAGGTCAGCCTGGGACACGTGGCCAGGATGTTGAGCTGGCCTGAAGGGTAGGAAggagggctgcctggaggaggagaTGCGTCATCGCTGACTAGAGGGGGAAACTGACAGTCTCCACAGGCTGGATGAGGCCCAAGTGGATTTTGAACAAAATCTATTTATAATTGGTTGGCCATATTGTAAAATTGAGCAATGTCACAATTGTATGTGGATTTAGGGCTTTGCTTTAAAAACTGGAAAGATGCCAGTGCCATGTACCAACAGTTGGCCCGAGCTGAGCAGTTCCCAGTGCCTCGTGGGGCGGCCGTGCGCCCTCCACCCACCTGCCTTATGCTTAGCCACTCCTTGTATTTAGGTGCCTGGCCAGGCCTCTGGAGTTATGGGAGCTGGTGGTCCCTGCTGACCctgaggagggggcagggggaggaggccaggaaggagcaggcagggaggaggggggcGGAGTggaggagggtgggccatgggtTCCGGTGGGTccagggaggagaagagagggggaGAGCCCCGTGTGGGGCAGACcctcatccccccacccccctgcaccAGGCGAGGCCTACGTTGCCATCAACGCTTACTCTGCCGTGGAGGAGGACGAGGTATCCCTGAGTGTGGGGGAAACCATCGAGGTCATTCATAAGCTCCTGGATGGCTGGTGGGTCATCAGGTAGGAGAGCACCTCCCCCACCTGCTGCGCCACCCCTGCTAGGACCAGGGCCCCGCCGGGCTCTGTGCTGACCTGGCTGTGCAATTCTTGGCAAGCCACTGACCCTCTCTGGGCTCAGTTTCCTTCTCAGTAGCTGGTGAGTGACAACCCCACCGTGCCTGTCACATAGGGTTCCGTGTCCTTGTCCTGCCCATCTTTATCATTCCTGCTCCAGTAACAGTTGATTGTTATATTAATGATTATATTCGATAACTGGTAGAACAGACCCTACTgccatttttcctttgaaaacttttttttgcaGTACCTGTCTGCTTATTTCTCTAAATGAATTTAGGaaggctgcatttttttttcctattctgagGGAAAATAGAATCCCAGGGCTTGCTAAGCCATTGGCCTGGAGTCAGCGAGGCCCTTGCCCACGTGTCCAGCCTGGTCCCTGCCCCCAGGAAACTTATCCAAGTCTGTGACCACGCCACCCATCCACGCAGCGTGGCTTAGGGTGGGCAGACTTTGATGCAGTCTCTCAACTTCTTAGGCCCATGCCCGGTAACTCCGTCATGCACCCCTGAGAATATTCTTGTGCTTCACCAACCAGCCAAGAAGAATTAGGAGTTTTACCATGTGGAATTTGTAGTCagcaaatctttttaaaataagctctCAAATATAATATTGaggatggaaagaaaaatgttttcagtgaTTGGTAAGGAaacaactggatatctatataGAAAAACCTTCACACCAGATGCAAACATTTATTTGGGCAAGATCACAGGTTTTACAAAGCATAAACCTAAACCTAAGTAAGgtttagaagaaagcataggagaAGAACTTGGAGACGTGGTGTAGGCAAAGGTTTCCTAGGACACAGAAGTCAATGAttgattataaaagaaagaaagaaagaaacaaagacaaaatattgCAGAGAGTTTATAGCCCCCACTTTGAAAGGAAGGTGAGGACGTCCGAGCTGGGAGGGGCTGTGCAGCACatacgaggaaactgaggcccaggagaGCAGGGTCTGGTGTTGCCCAGGCCGGTTGTCTGTAGCTCGTGGCTGTCTGGAGGGAGCCCAGCACCCCGACCTGGGCGGACGCCCTAAGCCCCCAGCGGCTGCCCGGGTGTCAAGAACCGTCTCGGCTGCAGGAAAGAGGACATCACAGGCTACTTCCCGTCCATGTACCTGCAGAAGTCGGGCCAGGACCCGGCCCAGGCCCAGCGCCAGATTAAGAGCCGAGGGGCGCCGCCCCGGAGGTGAgcgaggctgggggtggggcgggccTGGACCGGGCGGCAGTGGGGCGGGCCACGGGTCTGCCCCGTCGGCCCCTGCCCGGGACTTGGCCCGGGGTCAAGCGGCTGGACGTGCCCTCCCGTGCCCCACGGCTGGTGTGGGGCCGGCTCCCCGCGTGGGCTAGGCCGGGAGTGGCGGGGCTGAAGGCGCCAACGGGTCGGTGCGGATGGTCggcgggggtggggcgggggcctCCCCGAGGGGCGCTCCCCACCCTCTCGGGCCAGTGTGCGGAGCCCGGGGGTGGCCATCCGGGTCGCGGGGGTCTGAGGCGCGGGGTCCGACCGACGCCCCCGTCCCGTCCCGCCCGGCCCAGGTCGTCCATCCGCAACGCGCACAGCATCCACCAGCGGTCGCGGAAGCGCCTCAGCCAGGACACCTACCGCCGCAACAGCGTCCGCTTCCTGCAGCAGCGCCGGCGCCTGGCGCGGCCCGGGCCGCAGGGCGCGGGGAGCCCGCTCGGTGGGTGCcggccgggggcggggcggggcgtcccggggtgggggtgggggcgctggTGGGCGTGGCCCGGCCCGGGGGGGCGGGGCGTCTGGGGGCGTGGCCTCTCACGGGTCTGCGCCGGGGGTCCGCAGGGGAGCAGCCGCAGAATCAGCGCGCGAAGCCGCAGCCGGCCGTGCCGCCCCGGCCCAGCGCCGACCTCATCCTGCACCGCTGCAGCGAGAGCACCAAGCGGAAGCTGGCGACCGCTGTGTGAGCCGGGGACGCCGCCCCTCGGAGGGCGCCCTGGCCCCGCCTCCCCTCCCGCCCCCATCCCCGCTCCTGGCCCCCGGGAGCCCCCCTGTATATACACTGTGATTGTTTCCCGGTGTCCCGAAGCCCCCTGCCCCGCCCGGCTGCCCGCCATTCTCAATAAATGTGGCTTTGTGGTCAGAGGCTCCGCAGAGACGCGGGGCGAGCTGGGCTCTGTcgtcgggggtggggtgggggtgtgtctAGAACTAAGACTTGGGGCTTTGAGTTCTGCTGGGGGAAAATGGCAAAAGCCGAGGTCCGGGCCAGAGCAGGTAGCTTTGGCCAAGAAGAGGTTTGCACAAGGCCGCGTGTAGCAGAGAGGAGCTCTGGCCGTTGGTTTGGACCAAAACTGCAGAAGGGTCCAGAAGAGGGGTGGACGCCGCGGGGTGGCCGGCCCTGTCTCCCAGCGAGAGCAGGGCGGGTGCCTGGGCTTGTGTGCGCGCCTTACTAAGTTGGAGCTGAGAcaaaatttttctaattattttggtgggtgggggtggggctccgATTATTCACCGAGACCCTGCCCCAATTAGAAGGGTGTACCAGAGGGCAGATCCTCATCACTTAGCCAGCATTTGCTGCTGGCCCACGGCCTTCAAAATCTTTGCTGGTGGGTTTTTCTCCAAATGCAAAGACAGCACTGCAAAGCGGGGCTGCAAATCTTGCAAAAGACGCTGCTTCCCTTGAAGGCTAGGGGTGGTTGTGgcaagtggtttcttgagatgagGATGGGCAATGCCAGTCCCTTAGAGAGAAAATGAGGGGGACACCTGTGTCAGGAATTTGACCCTCAAAGGATTGAGAGAGGCCATAAGGAAACTGCTTGGAGCCCTTAACTATTTTTGCATGTTGCAAGCCCTTATTTGCTGTTAAAGTCCAAGAATTGTCACACAAAGCTGTGGAAAATTTAACCACGAACCACCCCACCTCCTTTGCTTGTTCAGTTGCAATTATAACCTTTTTATTAAATACAGTATAAGagaacatttattttcataatttttagttttgttttatgtCAAGCTTAAGTCTCAATCATTTCCCCAAGGTTTTGCCTCTATTTCTGGTTCCCTTTCAGTGGCCTTGTGCTGGCCCCACCGTGGCGTATTAACACGGTGGGTGTGGCTGTCGAGGCAGCTGTCCCAGCAGGTGTGCTGCACCCACAGCAAGCCCAGGGGAGGGTTCGGGGTGGGTGTGCCTGGAGCTTGTGATCTTTGGGTCAGTCCTCATGGTGGGTGCCACAGCTGAAGGGTGCTTGAAAGAGGAATGGTGGGTGCACAGAGGCCTGCCAGGCCGAGGGGCCCAGCTCCCAGGGCGCCCTGAAGGTCCCCGGGGACTGTGTTGGAAGAGTGGCCTGTTCCTTCTGCCCACCCAGGGATAGGAGGTGAGGGCCTTGGGACAGACGCAGCAGACGCCCCACCCTTGGGAGTGGATGAGGACTCACCAAATCCAGCCTGGCTCCTGGGCTGGGCCCTTCCCCATCAGAATGACTGCTGAACCCCTCCCCGGCAGTCCTTTCCCACAGGGTCTCAGCTCAGTCACCCAGCTGATCCCAGTGCACATTCCAGGGTAAAGAAGGAATCTGGCGGCCTTGGGAATTGAATCAAAGCCGAACAGCCCCCCCGAATACTCCAACCAACAGAAGGCAGCGCCCTGCTATTCCACCCCACCGCTGCTCTCAGTCTCTCGATGGGCCAGCCACGTGAGGGACACCAAGAGCTCAGAGTCCGCACGGCAGACACCTGGTAGCCCTCTGTGTTGGGCATAGAGGCCActtagaaagggaaggaaaacatGGACTTGGGCCCATACGGGTCTGGGTTTGCATGCTGACTCCTCgactggctgtgtgaccctgggcaggtcACTTAGCCACTCTGGGCCTCAGCTGCCTGTCTATAAAATGAGGGCATCCGCCTTTCCCTCCTGGCCACCTAGGGCTGCATGATGATCACGAGATACCGAATACGAGAGTGCCGGGGTCTCAGGCCTGTCTGGTTGATGTGGGGGCCACACCTCTGATTAACAGATGCACGAAGAGCTGTTCCCGCCACCCCACCCTGAGCACCCGGCTCAGGAAGTGAGGCTTGGAGCAGCCCAGCCCCGCGGAGCCTGCAGCAAACCTTCCAGGATAGGAAGTGCCCGGGGCTGGGTCATTTGCCCCATTCCAAGGAGAAGCATCTGGGACCCGGCTGGCCTGGGGTACCTTGTGGAGGTGACAACAGCTGGAAAGTTGGCCTCTCCCTTCTGCCACCTCCCTTCATTTTCAGCAAAGcctttttctccattatttcctGCAAAGGGGGTCCTCAGCTTTTCTTCGCCCTAGTCACCTTAATGCCCCCCAATCTGAAAAGTCCCAAGTTTGGGTTACTAATTTCAGTGAAAGGGATTATGAACACAGATACATGTGTGTCTTCAAACGACAGGGGGGAAATGCTGTCGAGGACATTATTGGGTCAAAATCGGAAGATGAATCAGATAAGTTAGATAAATGCTAGATTTACTGAAGCTGATAACTGAACGTTGGTTATGTAAGAGAATATCCTTTTTAGGCAATACTCGCTGAGATATTTGCTGATAAAGGGCCATGAGGTATGTTTCTTACTCTCACATGGCTCAGAAgaaatgtatgtacatatatttatacacacactgTAGACAGTCATTCATTTATATGTACTCATTAGGCACTCATtgggtatgtatgtatattattcaAATATATACATACTAGAGAGAGATGGTAAATGAGCAAATGAGTAAACAGAAGTAAAATAACATAAGAATCTGGGTAAAGGGTATATAAGTGTTCTTTgcactattttaatttttgctacTTTTCTGTCAACGTGAagttatttaacaataaaaagttaaCATACGTCAACCTCCTAAACTTCAacttgctttgtatttttttttttgctataaattatttatttagccAAGGATACAGAAAATATTGGAAGAAGGGTGGCTCAGAGAACAGGGGCAGAAGCGGCACGTTGTTGGCTTTTTCTTCTGTGCCCTGGTTGGATCCTGCCAGAGTTCTTTGCTGTGCCCCTGCTCCCCCATTTCGCATTTTGTAACTTTCGGTTATGCTATAACATCAAATTTACAGAGCTGCTTTGCCTTTTATAGCCTATGGTATCTGTTTGGGCCTTTCCATTTCAAGCCTGACCTTTCTGGCTTCACGTGGCGGCAGAGCAGATGAAGCGGGGATGCTATTGTGTGAATACGTCTCCAAGCAATGCTCCTCGAACCTGGAAATGTGCCAGACCCGCATGGGATAACAAGATTTTGCAGGAAGTGGGGGGACAGGGGCTGATATAAACGTGTATGCATATGTGCCCCTAATGAATTTGCCTATCTATCCCTCCATTTCTCTGTGGATTATTTAAACTTCGAGATGCCAAGCTTGGTACCTGCAGGGGACAAGCAAGTAACGTGAACGCATGCAACAAGCCAGGTGTAAGTAAGAAAAACCAGCTCTTGGAAAGCCCATAAAACTTTCTTGATTATTTACTGAACTACAGGGAAGCATAAAATGTCATACGACAGGTGTGAGACTACAAACTATATTTCTGATTCAAAGTGGAAAAGCAGAACTCTTTTACTcattcattttcccatctcacaATCCCCTGGGTCTAGAGGATTCGTGTCTTATGTCTCAGGGGCCCTGCCAGGATTCTTTGCTTCATCACGTTGCAAACTGTAGCACGGAATCCCACTGCGAATCCTTTAGCTGGGAGCAATGTTTAGTTTTACTCAGTTTCATAATGGAAAAGAGCTGTTCACAAATGTAGGTGCTGCCGAACATGGAGAGAATCTTTGCGCAGTGggttttatactttgggtagctACTCCAGAGGTATTTGTAGAATTCTGGGATGCCCACCTTGTCGTATTTCGTTTTCAGGACCGTGTTGCACTGCAGGTCAATGAGCTCCATTTGCAGCTCCTCCCGTACGCTCTCGATCTTCATGGAGAAAGGGGAGCTGAACAGGGTCAGGTCGCTCTCGTAGAGTTTGAAGTCGGACAGCCTTTTCTGGAATTCAGTCTTTAGTTCCGCAATTTTGGGAATGTAGTTCAGGCCATCGCTCTCATTTCTGGAAACGGATTTCAGCGTGGGAAAGTGGGCCAGGTTATTCCGGGCCAGGTGCGTCTCCCAAAGGCACAGCTTTGCTAGGAACGCCCGGATCAGGTCGTACATTTGGGTAACTATTTGCGAGTGCCCCTGGAGAGAGATGTTCAGGGTGTTGAGATGCATTGTCATGTCCACCAAAAACGCCAAGTCTCTGATCCAGTCATTAGAGCTCAGCTGCGGCAGAGGTTTCCCCCGGGATGACATGAAGGAGTCGATTTCTTTCAACGATTCAAAAAACCTCTTTAGCACCAACCCGCGACTGAGCCACTTGATCTCGGTGTAGTACAGGAGGCTGCCGTACTGACTGTCCAGCTCGTACAGCAGAGTTGTGAACTCCCCGTGGTTCAGTCCGCGGGAGCAGATCCAGTTCACGGAATTCACCACCACCTCCATGACGTGCTCCATCTTTAGCTTCTGAGCGCACAGTGATTCCTGGTGGATAATGCAGCAGACGGACTTGAGGTCGGAGCCCTTGCAAAACGTGGCCACCTTGGACTTGAGTTTCGTGACGAGCCCGTCATTCAGGTCCACCATCGTGGGAGTGCCAGTTGAGGCCACGCTCACCAGCTTCGACCAGTCGATGTTGAACTTTTTAAGACTTTTCTCAAAGCGCAAAAAGATCTCATTTCCGGATTTTGTGCCTGTCATGGGCACCGTATCCAAGAGCTCTTCGGACACCTCAAAATTCTCATCGACGCCGCGGATGAATATGGCCAGCTGGGTGGTGTTATTTATGTCGGTGATCTCATCGATCGCGATCGAATATGCCACGAACGATCGGATTTTTTCCCGTAACTTCTCCCATAAGTTCCCAGCCACATCTTCCACGGGCTGCACGGCAGGGTTTTCAGCTGGGCTGACGCTGGCAAGGCCTTGGTGTCGCTCAGAACACAGGACTTCTGCTGACCCTGAGAGATACTCTTTGAGCCCCTTTTTCAGCTCGTGAAGCTTCTCGTCGCGCCTCTTGTTGATGTACTGGTCATAGTGCTTGCTGTGGTTGGTTTGATAATGGCGCCGCAGGTTGTATTCTTTGGACACCGACATGCTCTGTTTGCATATTAAACATGTAGGAATGTTCTGGACTTCCACGAAGAAATAGGCTCTCTCCCACTTTTCTTGAAATACCCGGCCTTCTTGGTCTATCTTTCGCTTTCCCACTTTTGGTAGAGACACGGGGACAAGAAATGGTTTCACTTTTTCTCTTAACTCTACTATGAGAAAACCAACAGCACAAGCGCAAGGCTAAATGTGAGGGCAGAGAGGCTGGGGAGCGGgctgggggggtggtggtgccaGCTGGCACAGGGGAAGCCTGGCACTCAGCTCTAGCAGATGGCTGCAATGGGGGAAACTGGGCCCACTGTGGGGTTCTCAGGTTTCTAGacaaaatctgcatttttatgaaaaaagtgCCTGGTTTTTCAATGTGGGCCActcattcccatttttaaaaggagtATGAGCAAGTGGCTGTGTCTGCACTatctggctgaagcaggaatgcCTGGACAGGGTACTGAAGTTGaaggtttattttctcatttgattttcaaGACACCTTAGAAATAACCGAGATGGGAACAAGCACTGAGGCATGTGATTTACTTACTATGAGTCATAAAAAACATCGGTGGTGGCCAAAGAATAGCCCAGGACATTTGCACGTTCAACACGCTCAAGCAGAAATGTGCTCAGGACATTTGCACGTTCAACACGCTCAAGCAGAAATGTGCTCGGGTGTTACATTTAAAGAAGCTGGCCACGAGGCAGCTAAGCTTTACCTCGAGAACGGGGATataaaaattcacttaaaaaaagtGTAAGCAAACCCCTAGAGGCAGAAAGTCAATTTGTGGCTgtctggggcgggggtgggaacGGAAGTGACTGAAAATGGAAGGAGCAATCTTTTTCTGTGGTGACtgctaaaattagattgtggtgacAGTTGCCTAACTCTGTAAATTTGCTAAAAATCACTGGATGTACACTTGACACAagtggattttatggtatgtaaatgcCACTTCGATGACTCtattaaaaaaggtaaaataaatcatTTAGCAGCCAGACAAATTTAGGAATaacaatgtatctttttttttttgggtgcatggcctgggaatggaactgggtctcctgcacggaaggtgagcattttaccactgaatcaccctGAACTAAcaatgtagcttttttttttttttttgcatgggcaggcaccgggaatcgaacccgggtctcctgcatggcaggtgagaactctgccactgagccaccgtggcccacccaacaatgtagaattttaaaagaatgttttagaTTGCAGTTTTAAATGAGGAGATTCCCTAGTGACTCAGACTCTTGAGAACATCTCTATGTCTTCATCTtctgcttcccccaccccagaggATATTGACTTGCTTGCAAGAATTCCAGGGGAGGTATTAACCATATTTAACAAGCAGGATGGCTCAGGCATCGCTCAGTCAGAACAAATGTCCAGCCCAGCACCAGAGAGGGTTCTGGGAGGCCCCTGCTGTTATCCCTTTCGGATCAGGACTGTGGAGAAGGGTTGCGGTGCCTAGCCCAGCACATTTTGCCAAGTGATACCGAGTATTCCAATATAATATTCACAGCATGGGAGAGCATACGCCAGAAAGGACTTGGAATAAGAGTGTGTGACACACATGCAGGCCACACTGAACTGTTGTACTTGGAGAACGA includes:
- the NCF1 gene encoding neutrophil cytosol factor 1 — protein: MEDTFIRHLALLGFEKRFVPSQHYVYMFLVKWQDLSEKVVYRRFTEIYEFHKTLKEMFPIEAGDINPENRIIPHLPAPRWFDGQRTAETRQGTLTEYCAALMSLPVKISRCPHLLSFFKVRPDDLKLPTDSQVKKPETYLMPKNGKGSVAEITGPIILQTYRAIADYEKSSGSEMALASGEVVDVVEKSESGWWFCQMKAKRGWVPASYLEPLDTPDEEEDPDPNYAGEAYVAINAYSAVEEDEVSLSVGETIEVIHKLLDGWWVIRKEDITGYFPSMYLQKSGQDPAQAQRQIKSRGAPPRRSSIRNAHSIHQRSRKRLSQDTYRRNSVRFLQQRRRLARPGPQGAGSPLGGCRPGAGRGVPGWGWGRWWAWPGPGGRGVWGRGLSRVCAGGPQGSSRRISARSRSRPCRPGPAPTSSCTAAARAPSGSWRPLCEPGTPPLGGRPGPASPPAPIPAPGPREPPCIYTVIVSRCPEAPCPARLPAILNKCGFVVRGSAETRGELGSVVGGGVGVCLELRLGALSSAGGKWQKPRSGPEQVALAKKRFAQGRV
- the GTF2IRD2B gene encoding general transcription factor II-I repeat domain-containing protein 2B → MAQVEMSTLPMEDAESSERRMVVNFLMSALESMCKELAKSKAEVACIAMYEADVFVVGTEKGRAFVNARTDFQKDFAKYCIAEGLLEVKPPCPMNGMHIDSGETEILRKAVEDYFCFCYGKALGATAVVPVPYKKMLRDESAVVVQGLPEGVAFKHPENYDLATLKWILENKAGISFTINRPFLDPTNQPGGHVMATDAERSRIAPNGSSGPIRVKTEPTEDSGMYCLPAAVSIKKESEDPNYYQYNMQGSHHSSTSNEVIEMELSMEDSTQLVPSESSKDPEAEVKMEENTNSSNLTNSAAGVEDLNIVQVTVPDNEKERLTSTEKIKQLREQVNDLFSRKFGEAIGVDFPVKVPYRKITFNPGCVVVDGLPPGVSFKAPGYLEISSMRRILDAAEFIKFTVIRPLPGLELSNVGKRKIDQEGRVFQEKWERAYFFVEVQNIPTCLICKQSMSVSKEYNLRRHYQTNHSKHYDQYINKRRDEKLHELKKGLKEYLSGSAEVLCSERHQGLASVSPAENPAVQPVEDVAGNLWEKLREKIRSFVAYSIAIDEITDINNTTQLAIFIRGVDENFEVSEELLDTVPMTGTKSGNEIFLRFEKSLKKFNIDWSKLVSVASTGTPTMVDLNDGLVTKLKSKVATFCKGSDLKSVCCIIHQESLCAQKLKMEHVMEVVVNSVNWICSRGLNHGEFTTLLYELDSQYGSLLYYTEIKWLSRGLVLKRFFESLKEIDSFMSSRGKPLPQLSSNDWIRDLAFLVDMTMHLNTLNISLQGHSQIVTQMYDLIRAFLAKLCLWETHLARNNLAHFPTLKSVSRNESDGLNYIPKIAELKTEFQKRLSDFKLYESDLTLFSSPFSMKIESVREELQMELIDLQCNTVLKTKYDKVGIPEFYKYLWSSYPKYKTHCAKILSMFGSTYICEQLFSIMKLSKTKHCSQLKDSQWDSVLQFAT